The Prevotella melaninogenica ATCC 25845 genome includes a window with the following:
- a CDS encoding bifunctional dihydroorotate dehydrogenase B NAD binding subunit/NADPH-dependent glutamate synthase, with amino-acid sequence MNKIIRKQQFSEKVFCLEVEAPLIARSCRPGNFIIVRVDNHSERVPYTIAKSDPVRGTLTMVIQEVGRSSTKLCQLNEGDEIVDIVGPLGTPSHIENYGTIICAGGGIGIAAILPILTALKQAGNRVISVLAGRTKELVIMVDDVKKYSDEVIIMTDDGSYGEKGVITVGVEKVIQREHVDKVLAIGPPIMMKFTSLLAKKYGIPNDVSLNTIMVDGTGMCGACRLTIGGKTRFVCIDGPEFDGDLVDWDEMFKRMGTFKDIETSPNPSEGGECLAGNKSEKEAQGKTGDKNNAENGAANCQEENTSSPTAHLSEEMEGADWRATLRKELKPKERTAIERVKMPELDADYRAKTRLEEVNIGLTPEMAMQEAKRCLDCPKPSCVEGCPVNIHIPDFIKNIERGDFLEAAKILKETSALPAVCGRVCPQEKQCESRCIHLKMNSPAVAIGYLERFAADYERESGHMALPDVAPSNGIKVAVIGSGPAGLSFAGDMAKRGFEVYVFEALHEIGGVLKYGIPEFRLPNKIVDVEIDNLRRIGVHFQTDTIVGKTISIEDLKEKGFKGIFVGSGAGLPNFMGIPGENAINILSSNEYLTRVNLMDAANPETDTPIIMGKKVLVIGGGNTAMDSCRTAKRLGADVTLVYRRSEAEMPARLEEVKHAKEEGINFLTLHNPQEYKADEKGRVCAAVLDVMKLGEPDASGRCRPELTGETVTVECDQVIVAVGVSPNPLVPKSVKGLELGRKDTIVVNEQMQSSQPEIFAGGDIVRGGATVILAMGDGRRAAANMAEQLLAAH; translated from the coding sequence ATGAACAAGATTATCCGTAAACAACAGTTTTCAGAGAAGGTTTTCTGCTTAGAAGTAGAAGCACCGCTCATTGCACGAAGCTGCCGTCCAGGTAACTTTATCATCGTGCGTGTTGACAACCACAGCGAACGTGTACCTTACACCATTGCGAAATCGGACCCAGTAAGGGGTACGCTCACCATGGTTATCCAAGAGGTAGGACGCTCATCAACAAAGCTTTGCCAGTTGAATGAAGGCGATGAGATTGTTGATATTGTCGGACCACTCGGTACTCCATCCCATATTGAGAACTACGGTACGATTATCTGTGCGGGTGGTGGTATTGGTATCGCTGCCATTCTCCCTATCCTTACAGCACTGAAGCAGGCTGGTAACAGAGTCATCTCTGTCCTCGCCGGTCGTACTAAGGAGTTAGTTATCATGGTAGACGACGTAAAGAAATACTCTGATGAGGTTATCATCATGACCGATGATGGTTCCTACGGAGAGAAAGGTGTCATCACCGTGGGCGTAGAAAAGGTGATACAGCGCGAACACGTAGACAAGGTGTTAGCTATCGGACCTCCTATCATGATGAAGTTCACCTCTCTTTTAGCAAAGAAATACGGCATTCCTAACGATGTTTCACTCAATACTATTATGGTGGACGGAACTGGAATGTGTGGTGCTTGCCGTCTAACGATTGGTGGTAAGACTCGCTTTGTCTGCATTGATGGTCCTGAATTCGATGGCGACCTCGTCGACTGGGATGAGATGTTCAAGCGAATGGGGACGTTTAAGGATATTGAGACCTCCCCCAACCCCTCCGAAGGAGGGGAGTGCCTGGCGGGAAACAAGTCAGAAAAAGAGGCTCAAGGGAAGACAGGAGATAAGAACAACGCAGAAAATGGAGCAGCAAACTGTCAAGAAGAAAACACCTCATCACCTACAGCCCACCTATCAGAAGAAATGGAGGGAGCTGATTGGCGTGCCACATTACGCAAGGAACTTAAGCCAAAGGAGCGCACAGCTATTGAACGTGTGAAGATGCCTGAACTGGATGCCGACTATCGTGCGAAGACCCGTTTAGAGGAGGTAAATATCGGACTAACGCCAGAGATGGCTATGCAAGAGGCTAAACGCTGCCTCGACTGTCCGAAACCTTCTTGCGTAGAGGGCTGTCCTGTAAACATTCACATACCAGACTTCATTAAGAATATAGAGCGTGGCGACTTCCTCGAAGCAGCCAAGATACTCAAGGAAACATCTGCCCTACCAGCCGTATGTGGTCGTGTTTGTCCACAGGAGAAGCAATGTGAGAGCCGTTGTATTCATTTGAAGATGAACTCACCAGCCGTAGCCATCGGCTATCTTGAGCGTTTCGCAGCCGATTATGAGCGTGAAAGCGGACACATGGCATTGCCAGACGTTGCACCATCCAATGGTATCAAGGTAGCTGTTATCGGTTCTGGTCCTGCAGGATTAAGCTTTGCTGGCGACATGGCAAAGCGTGGCTTCGAGGTTTATGTATTTGAGGCACTGCACGAGATTGGCGGTGTTTTGAAATATGGTATCCCTGAGTTCCGTCTACCAAACAAGATTGTTGATGTCGAAATAGATAATCTTCGTCGCATAGGCGTACACTTCCAGACCGATACAATCGTCGGTAAGACCATCAGTATAGAAGACTTAAAGGAGAAAGGCTTCAAGGGTATCTTCGTTGGTTCAGGTGCCGGATTGCCTAACTTCATGGGTATCCCAGGCGAGAACGCTATCAACATCCTTTCAAGTAACGAGTATCTGACACGTGTAAACCTCATGGACGCAGCCAATCCAGAGACCGACACACCAATCATTATGGGTAAGAAAGTCTTGGTTATCGGTGGTGGTAACACGGCTATGGACTCTTGTCGTACTGCCAAACGATTAGGCGCTGACGTCACACTTGTATATCGTCGTTCTGAAGCCGAGATGCCTGCACGTCTTGAAGAGGTGAAACATGCTAAAGAAGAGGGTATCAACTTCCTCACTCTTCATAATCCACAGGAATATAAGGCGGATGAAAAAGGTCGTGTATGTGCTGCTGTCTTAGATGTGATGAAACTCGGAGAACCAGACGCAAGTGGTCGCTGTCGACCAGAATTGACTGGCGAGACTGTCACAGTCGAGTGCGACCAGGTCATCGTTGCCGTAGGTGTATCACCTAACCCATTGGTACCTAAGTCTGTAAAGGGACTTGAGTTAGGTCGTAAAGACACGATTGTTGTCAACGAACAGATGCAGAGTTCACAGCCAGAAATCTTTGCTGGTGGTGACATCGTACGTGGTGGTGCAACGGTTATCCTTGCAATGGGAGACGGAAGAAGAGCTGCTGCAAACATGGCAGAACAACTATTAGCAGCCCACTAA
- the queC gene encoding 7-cyano-7-deazaguanine synthase QueC has protein sequence MKDSVIIVSGGLDSITLLYDKAETIALAISFDYGQNHGAKELPYAQYHCEKLGIPHITIPLSFMHQYFKSSLLDGADAIPEGHYEEENMKSTVVPFRNGIMLAIATGIAESHELKRVYIANHGGDHTIYPDCRPEFIHAMNGATEAGTFVKVRVEAPYTEITKAEIVARGAALGIDYSKTWSCYKGADIHCGKCGTCVERKEAFEAAGVKDPTIYSMD, from the coding sequence ATGAAAGATTCGGTTATTATTGTTAGTGGTGGACTTGATTCTATCACGTTGCTTTATGATAAGGCGGAGACGATCGCTTTAGCAATCTCTTTCGACTATGGTCAGAACCATGGGGCTAAGGAACTGCCTTATGCTCAGTATCATTGTGAGAAGTTGGGGATTCCTCATATAACGATTCCACTGTCTTTTATGCACCAGTATTTTAAGAGTTCGTTGCTTGATGGGGCTGATGCTATCCCAGAGGGTCATTATGAAGAGGAGAATATGAAGTCGACGGTTGTTCCTTTCCGTAATGGCATTATGCTTGCGATAGCGACGGGTATTGCCGAGAGTCATGAGTTGAAGCGTGTGTATATTGCTAATCATGGTGGCGATCATACGATTTATCCTGACTGCCGTCCTGAGTTTATTCATGCGATGAATGGTGCTACGGAGGCTGGAACCTTTGTGAAGGTGCGTGTTGAGGCTCCTTATACGGAGATTACTAAGGCTGAGATTGTGGCGCGTGGTGCTGCGTTGGGAATAGACTATTCTAAGACTTGGAGTTGTTATAAAGGTGCTGATATCCACTGTGGTAAGTGTGGAACATGCGTTGAACGTAAGGAAGCCTTTGAAGCGGCGGGAGTGAAGGACCCGACGATTTATAGCATGGATTGA
- a CDS encoding phosphoglycerate kinase — MKINDFNFAGHKAIVRVDFNVPLDENGHVTDETRIRGALPTLKKVLADGGALIMMSHMGKPKGKVKPELSLSQIVKNVSNALGVEVKFAKDAGNAEAEAAALKPGEALLLENLRYYPEEEGKPVGVEKGTPEFDAAKAEMKERQKDFAKKLASYADVYVNDAFGTAHRKHASTAVIADYFDADHKMLGYLMEKEVTAIDNVLKNAQHPFTAIIGGSKVSSKLAVIKNLLDKVDNLIIGGGMGYTFIKAQGGKIGKSLHEDDLMPEALNVIAAAKEKGVNLSLSVATVCGKDFSNDTERKVFPIDQIPDEWEGMDASEESIEEWKKIILASKTILWNGPVGVFELENFAKGTGEIAKAVAQATQENGAYSLVGGGDSVAAVNKFGLADKVSYVSTGGGAMLEAIEGKVLPGVAAIEK; from the coding sequence ATGAAAATTAACGATTTTAACTTCGCTGGACATAAGGCTATCGTCCGCGTAGACTTCAATGTGCCTTTGGATGAGAATGGTCATGTAACTGACGAGACACGTATCCGTGGTGCTTTGCCAACACTGAAGAAAGTATTGGCTGACGGTGGTGCTCTCATCATGATGAGCCACATGGGTAAGCCAAAGGGCAAAGTGAAGCCAGAGCTTTCATTGAGCCAGATTGTTAAGAACGTAAGCAATGCCCTCGGCGTTGAGGTTAAGTTCGCTAAGGACGCTGGTAACGCTGAAGCTGAGGCTGCTGCATTGAAACCAGGCGAGGCTCTCTTGCTTGAAAACCTCCGTTACTATCCAGAAGAGGAAGGCAAGCCAGTAGGTGTTGAGAAGGGAACTCCAGAGTTCGACGCTGCAAAGGCTGAGATGAAGGAACGTCAGAAGGACTTCGCTAAGAAGCTCGCTTCATACGCTGACGTATATGTAAACGATGCATTCGGTACAGCTCACCGCAAGCACGCATCAACAGCAGTTATCGCTGACTATTTCGATGCTGACCACAAGATGTTGGGTTACCTCATGGAGAAAGAGGTTACAGCTATCGACAACGTATTAAAGAACGCTCAGCATCCTTTCACTGCTATCATCGGTGGTTCAAAGGTAAGCTCTAAGCTCGCTGTAATCAAGAACCTCCTTGACAAGGTTGACAACCTCATCATTGGTGGTGGTATGGGTTATACCTTCATCAAGGCACAGGGCGGTAAGATTGGTAAGTCACTCCACGAGGACGATTTGATGCCAGAGGCATTGAACGTAATTGCTGCAGCTAAGGAGAAGGGCGTAAACCTTTCACTCTCTGTTGCTACTGTTTGTGGTAAGGACTTCTCTAACGATACAGAGCGTAAGGTATTCCCAATCGACCAGATTCCTGATGAGTGGGAAGGTATGGACGCATCAGAGGAGAGCATCGAGGAGTGGAAGAAGATTATCCTCGCTTCTAAGACAATCCTTTGGAATGGTCCTGTAGGCGTATTCGAGTTGGAGAACTTCGCTAAAGGAACTGGTGAGATTGCTAAGGCTGTTGCACAGGCAACTCAGGAGAACGGCGCTTACTCTCTCGTTGGTGGTGGTGACTCTGTTGCAGCTGTTAACAAGTTCGGTCTTGCTGACAAGGTTTCTTACGTATCTACCGGTGGTGGTGCTATGCTCGAGGCTATCGAGGGTAAGGTACTCCCAGGTGTAGCTGCTATCGAGAAGTAA
- a CDS encoding vancomycin high temperature exclusion protein produces MKRNKQRKKQIILSTTAIIALLGTIILLCNIIVDKNAKGRTFNDINEVPTMQTALLLGTNPKARDGKRPSSFYMARIKATTELYKHGKFKQLIISGDKREGYDEPQTMRHDLIERGVPDSIITMDGQGYRTLLSMRNIKQNFRVNNMIIISQKWHNERSIFLADKMNIKAVGYNADDVRHPRAIWTHIRELLARVKLFIDLYITHRKDFCE; encoded by the coding sequence ATGAAAAGAAACAAACAAAGGAAAAAGCAAATCATTCTTTCCACCACCGCTATCATTGCCCTACTTGGAACTATAATCTTATTGTGCAATATTATTGTTGACAAGAATGCAAAAGGTAGAACATTCAATGATATCAATGAAGTTCCCACCATGCAGACAGCCTTACTGCTCGGCACTAACCCAAAGGCAAGAGACGGTAAAAGACCGAGTTCCTTCTATATGGCACGCATCAAAGCGACTACAGAACTTTACAAACATGGAAAGTTCAAACAACTTATTATCAGTGGAGACAAGCGGGAAGGATATGACGAACCGCAAACAATGCGCCACGACCTTATAGAAAGAGGTGTCCCTGATAGTATCATCACAATGGACGGACAGGGTTATCGTACCCTACTGTCTATGAGAAATATCAAACAAAACTTTCGGGTTAACAATATGATTATCATCTCACAAAAGTGGCACAATGAGCGTAGCATCTTCTTGGCAGACAAGATGAATATTAAAGCAGTAGGATATAATGCTGATGACGTACGACATCCAAGGGCTATATGGACACATATAAGGGAGTTATTGGCAAGAGTTAAACTCTTTATTGACTTGTATATTACACATCGAAAAGACTTCTGTGAGTAG
- a CDS encoding LytTR family DNA-binding domain-containing protein → MKQLLIIQNGSTEMMRLAFDEILYIRSDGNYCVMTLSNGEEIQLWMNLKAITELIDQQMRQQEIVFVRVGKQYVLNLHYISRIDTKKDQLSLWRKELSQKIVLDSISHKALQLLEEGIKQKQNEL, encoded by the coding sequence GTGAAACAGCTGTTAATCATACAAAACGGAAGCACAGAAATGATGCGACTGGCGTTTGACGAGATTCTTTATATCCGATCAGACGGCAACTACTGTGTGATGACGCTTTCAAATGGTGAGGAGATACAGTTATGGATGAACCTCAAAGCCATTACAGAACTCATTGATCAACAGATGAGACAGCAAGAAATTGTATTCGTAAGGGTGGGTAAACAATACGTTCTCAACCTTCACTATATCAGTAGAATTGACACGAAGAAGGACCAGCTGAGCCTGTGGAGAAAAGAACTATCACAGAAGATAGTACTCGACTCTATCTCACACAAAGCGTTGCAGCTCCTTGAAGAGGGTATAAAACAAAAGCAGAATGAGTTATAG
- a CDS encoding KAP family P-loop domain protein, whose protein sequence is MNEQISQYLNNYMTNPDPQYAVMLKGKWGCGKTFFISNWIKEYKKDFQEGENTLDPIYVSLYGLNKTSQITKAIDSALHPYLYSKGAEFTKKLFKVAGKLAFKTSLDWNNDGKDDISLDATLDSFSLLTSDLKQTIETKLIVFDDLERCLIDMKLLLGYINNFVEHGSCHVILVGDETHACDKTKQILVEFKEKTVGREFELEPDIDTAITHFLTNDIPLSKWLQNQKELITDIFNATNCNNLRILRQCLYDFDTLFLEVGKELTEMNVQLMQSILATYIATYCEYRGEYHDLFTEWHWNYTTAVAGDKETQDRLSNLQNKYREVVEKYNFEILNHNHINNIVYEIETGNSLQTYVKNLLEQIQHVTTPQNKLSDFINMSSETFETECSALIDDIENNKIPNMYMWGQSVSLLSFFDEEGLYCFKSETISLAKIYIKEIYSNQTNKEELYELRNSFYQGIHYINNLKRSKIENDFLDFTKEIFETYEKNIKDKFENALLNLTDENIESLVGLSQEATSDHQCSYDMISAFKNINVDCLYNNVRQLSNKSLAILGRFFSKHYIFYAQLGQGCNNYSDDLPVLSELKRKLEKESQRRKPLDKYCLCRLMKYLDGAIRRAKGDNGVIEIS, encoded by the coding sequence ATGAACGAACAAATTTCACAATACCTAAATAATTACATGACTAATCCTGACCCACAGTACGCAGTAATGCTTAAAGGTAAATGGGGATGTGGAAAAACATTTTTCATTTCTAACTGGATAAAAGAATATAAGAAAGATTTCCAAGAAGGTGAAAATACACTTGACCCAATATATGTATCTCTATATGGCTTAAACAAGACATCACAAATTACAAAAGCCATAGATAGTGCTTTACATCCCTATTTATATTCAAAAGGTGCAGAGTTTACAAAGAAACTTTTCAAAGTAGCTGGAAAACTTGCATTCAAAACATCGCTTGACTGGAATAATGATGGTAAAGACGACATTTCTTTAGATGCGACTTTGGACTCTTTTTCACTTTTAACATCAGACCTTAAGCAAACCATTGAAACAAAGTTAATAGTATTTGATGATTTAGAACGATGTCTAATAGATATGAAACTTCTATTAGGATATATCAACAATTTTGTAGAACATGGCTCTTGTCATGTAATACTTGTAGGCGATGAAACACACGCGTGTGATAAAACAAAACAGATATTAGTAGAATTCAAAGAAAAAACTGTAGGTCGTGAATTTGAACTTGAACCTGATATTGACACTGCTATTACCCATTTCCTTACTAACGACATCCCTCTATCAAAATGGTTACAAAATCAAAAAGAGCTAATTACAGACATCTTTAACGCTACAAACTGTAACAACCTTCGCATTTTAAGGCAGTGTTTATATGATTTTGACACCTTATTTTTAGAAGTTGGAAAAGAATTAACTGAAATGAATGTCCAATTGATGCAATCAATTTTAGCAACATATATTGCGACTTACTGTGAATATCGTGGTGAGTATCATGACTTATTTACAGAATGGCATTGGAATTATACAACAGCAGTAGCAGGGGATAAAGAAACGCAGGATAGGCTAAGTAATTTACAAAACAAATATAGAGAGGTAGTAGAAAAATATAATTTTGAAATTCTCAATCACAACCATATTAATAACATTGTATATGAAATAGAAACTGGCAATAGTCTTCAAACATACGTTAAGAATTTACTTGAGCAAATACAACATGTAACTACACCACAAAACAAACTATCTGACTTTATTAACATGTCATCTGAAACTTTTGAAACAGAGTGCTCTGCATTAATTGATGATATAGAAAATAATAAAATTCCAAATATGTATATGTGGGGACAATCAGTTTCTCTCCTATCATTCTTTGACGAAGAAGGGCTCTACTGTTTTAAGTCAGAAACTATATCATTAGCTAAAATCTATATTAAAGAAATCTATTCCAATCAGACAAACAAAGAAGAACTTTACGAATTAAGAAATTCATTTTACCAAGGAATACATTATATCAACAACTTAAAAAGATCCAAAATCGAAAATGACTTCTTAGATTTTACAAAAGAAATATTTGAAACATACGAAAAAAATATAAAGGACAAGTTTGAAAATGCACTATTAAATCTCACTGACGAAAATATCGAATCATTAGTAGGATTAAGCCAAGAAGCCACATCCGACCATCAATGTTCTTATGATATGATTTCCGCGTTTAAAAATATTAATGTAGATTGTTTATACAATAATGTTCGCCAATTGAGTAATAAAAGTCTTGCAATATTAGGACGTTTTTTTAGTAAGCATTATATCTTTTATGCTCAATTAGGACAAGGATGCAACAACTATTCAGACGACTTACCTGTTCTTTCTGAACTGAAAAGAAAATTAGAAAAAGAAAGCCAAAGAAGAAAGCCGCTTGATAAATATTGCCTCTGTAGGCTTATGAAATACCTTGATGGCGCGATAAGAAGAGCAAAAGGGGATAATGGAGTAATAGAGATCTCTTAG
- a CDS encoding alpha-L-fucosidase produces MWLNSYSHFFKATIACASLLFSPVVLPSLHAQEQNVVIINPTDSPAEIVRKAANVVPSARQFNWQRQELTAFLHYGINTYTGREWGDGKESPAIFNPTDLDADQWIRELKAAGFKCVILTCKHHDGFCLWPSAYTEHSVKNSPWKKGKGDVVREVSDACKKYGMDFGVYLSPWDRNSDLYGTEAYNEFFVKQLTELLTQYGKVSEVWFDGACGEGPNGKKQVYDFVRWYELIRKLQPEAVIAVMGPDVRWVGTETGRGREMEWSVVPKDNLDQDAIAKNSQKEVLTAPAGDMMGQDLGSRKKIEKAKSLIWYPAEIDVSIRPGWFYHEDQDSKVKSPKELMDIYFTSVGMNGVLLLNLPPNKEGKLSEADIRSLRGFRQLYANTFTDNLLAKAKVTCALSEGKGRNVVDDNYDTSVRPKMKDGKAVFSFKLNKPATFNVLSVQEDIRKGQRVEKFSLEVKDAKGNWKKVTEGTTVGHKRLLKFPVETAKEVRLIISEVRAVPAISEIGLYRLRE; encoded by the coding sequence ATGTGGCTGAATTCTTATTCCCATTTTTTTAAGGCAACGATAGCTTGTGCAAGCTTATTATTCTCGCCGGTAGTTCTTCCATCGCTTCATGCTCAGGAGCAGAACGTTGTAATAATCAATCCGACAGATTCTCCTGCGGAAATTGTTCGTAAGGCAGCAAATGTCGTTCCTTCTGCTCGTCAGTTTAATTGGCAGCGTCAGGAACTTACTGCTTTCTTGCATTATGGTATAAACACCTATACTGGTAGAGAGTGGGGCGATGGTAAGGAGTCACCAGCTATCTTCAATCCTACTGACCTTGATGCTGATCAGTGGATACGTGAGTTGAAGGCAGCAGGCTTTAAGTGTGTTATCCTTACTTGTAAGCACCATGATGGTTTCTGTTTGTGGCCATCGGCTTATACAGAACATAGTGTTAAGAACTCTCCATGGAAGAAGGGTAAAGGTGATGTTGTACGTGAGGTGAGCGATGCCTGCAAGAAGTATGGTATGGATTTTGGTGTCTATCTCTCTCCTTGGGATCGTAATTCAGACCTTTATGGAACAGAAGCTTATAACGAATTCTTTGTTAAACAGTTGACTGAATTGCTTACACAATATGGTAAGGTAAGTGAAGTGTGGTTTGATGGTGCTTGTGGTGAAGGACCAAATGGTAAGAAGCAGGTGTATGACTTCGTACGTTGGTATGAGCTTATTCGTAAGTTGCAGCCAGAGGCAGTGATAGCTGTTATGGGACCTGATGTTCGTTGGGTTGGTACAGAGACTGGTCGTGGTCGTGAGATGGAATGGAGTGTTGTGCCAAAGGACAATCTTGATCAGGATGCTATTGCAAAGAACTCACAGAAGGAAGTACTGACTGCACCTGCTGGTGATATGATGGGGCAAGACCTTGGTAGTCGTAAGAAGATTGAAAAGGCAAAGTCACTTATTTGGTATCCTGCTGAGATTGACGTATCTATCCGTCCAGGATGGTTCTATCATGAGGATCAGGATAGCAAGGTGAAGTCGCCTAAGGAACTGATGGATATCTATTTCACATCTGTTGGAATGAATGGTGTACTCCTCTTGAATCTTCCTCCTAACAAGGAAGGTAAACTCTCTGAGGCTGATATAAGAAGTCTTCGTGGTTTCCGCCAGTTGTATGCAAACACCTTCACTGATAATCTCTTGGCAAAGGCAAAGGTTACTTGTGCGCTTTCAGAGGGTAAGGGTCGCAATGTTGTTGACGATAATTATGACACATCTGTGCGTCCAAAGATGAAGGATGGTAAGGCTGTCTTCTCATTCAAACTGAATAAACCTGCTACTTTCAATGTCCTTTCTGTGCAAGAGGATATCCGTAAGGGACAGCGTGTGGAGAAGTTCTCACTCGAAGTAAAAGATGCTAAGGGCAACTGGAAGAAAGTAACAGAGGGTACGACCGTTGGTCATAAGCGTTTGCTTAAGTTCCCTGTTGAGACTGCTAAGGAGGTACGCCTTATCATCAGTGAGGTGCGTGCCGTACCTGCTATCTCTGAGATTGGTTTGTACCGATTAAGAGAGTAG
- a CDS encoding MFS transporter yields the protein MSLNPKNLKEENKMLHSPATWVPTLYFAMGMPFVVLNMVCTLMYKGMGVSDGQIAFWTSLIMLPWTLKPLWSPFLEIYKTKKFFVVLTQLLTGVLFALVAFALHLPFFFPVTIAILAVIAMSGATHDIAADGTYMSVLSNEEQARWIGWQGAFYNIAKIAATGGLVYLAGTFIEHFGVTKAWMFIMFIIATIMLLIGCYHIIILPNPKKTTTDSPKTLKESLGELVEVFIDFFKKKHIVYYIFFIILYRFAEGFVMKIVPLFLKASRADQGLGLSEQEIGLCYGTFGAAAFVIGSILAGYYIAWRGLQKSLFSLALVFNIPFIAYTFLAIYQPESLWLIGGAIVMEYFGYGFGFVGLSLFMMQQIAPGKHQMAHYAFASGIMNLGVMLPGMLSGVFSDFLGYRQFFIFVLVCTIPALLVTWFVPFTYTDDTKTEKLEA from the coding sequence ATGAGTCTAAACCCTAAGAACCTAAAAGAGGAAAACAAGATGCTGCATAGTCCAGCAACATGGGTTCCTACGCTTTATTTTGCCATGGGTATGCCCTTCGTCGTACTCAATATGGTTTGTACATTAATGTATAAAGGAATGGGAGTATCTGATGGACAGATAGCCTTTTGGACCTCTCTCATCATGCTTCCTTGGACCCTAAAACCATTATGGAGCCCGTTCTTAGAAATTTATAAGACAAAGAAGTTCTTTGTTGTATTGACACAGCTGCTTACAGGTGTGCTTTTTGCCTTAGTAGCCTTTGCCCTTCATCTTCCTTTCTTCTTCCCCGTCACAATAGCGATACTTGCTGTTATCGCGATGAGTGGTGCTACGCATGATATTGCAGCAGACGGAACCTATATGTCTGTGCTCTCAAACGAAGAGCAAGCACGATGGATTGGTTGGCAAGGAGCATTCTATAACATTGCAAAGATTGCTGCGACTGGAGGATTAGTCTACCTTGCAGGTACGTTTATTGAACATTTCGGAGTAACAAAGGCATGGATGTTTATCATGTTTATTATCGCTACAATCATGTTACTGATAGGCTGTTACCACATCATTATACTCCCAAATCCAAAGAAGACTACAACTGATTCTCCTAAAACATTAAAAGAATCGTTAGGTGAACTTGTTGAGGTATTTATCGACTTTTTCAAGAAGAAACACATAGTATATTATATCTTCTTCATCATCCTCTATCGCTTTGCTGAAGGATTTGTAATGAAGATTGTTCCTCTCTTCCTCAAGGCATCACGTGCCGACCAAGGTTTAGGATTGAGTGAACAAGAGATTGGACTTTGCTATGGTACCTTTGGTGCTGCAGCCTTTGTCATCGGTTCAATTCTTGCAGGCTATTATATTGCATGGAGAGGACTGCAAAAGAGTCTCTTCTCACTTGCATTGGTATTCAATATCCCATTCATAGCTTATACATTCTTAGCTATCTATCAGCCAGAGAGCCTTTGGTTGATTGGTGGTGCTATCGTAATGGAATACTTCGGCTATGGCTTCGGCTTTGTTGGACTCTCCCTCTTTATGATGCAACAGATTGCACCTGGCAAACACCAGATGGCACACTACGCTTTCGCAAGTGGTATCATGAACTTGGGCGTAATGTTACCCGGTATGTTGAGTGGTGTTTTCAGCGATTTCTTGGGTTATCGCCAGTTTTTTATCTTCGTATTGGTATGTACTATTCCAGCACTGTTGGTTACATGGTTTGTCCCATTCACCTATACAGATGATACGAAGACAGAAAAACTTGAAGCATAA